One genomic region from Streptomyces sp. NBC_00582 encodes:
- a CDS encoding DUF7689 domain-containing protein, producing the protein MAFLGSRGGVCVSKSRRSKVERHLPSLRGSVYDFTSPQDGRYNCIAWAAGDKEKWWDPSGVGGTYWPPGLPVGNFATSEYSQHYIEAFRSIGYEECISTDIEEGFEKVAVFEVAHAARQLPDGRWASKLGVSEDIEHNDLGSIEGGCYGRVISVMRRPKPSRR; encoded by the coding sequence GTGGCTTTCTTGGGCAGCAGAGGAGGGGTATGTGTGAGTAAAAGCCGCCGCTCCAAGGTTGAACGACACCTTCCCTCTCTGCGGGGCTCTGTATATGACTTCACGAGCCCCCAAGACGGACGGTATAACTGCATTGCTTGGGCTGCTGGCGACAAGGAAAAGTGGTGGGATCCCAGTGGTGTGGGCGGCACTTATTGGCCGCCTGGCCTTCCAGTGGGGAACTTTGCCACCTCAGAGTACTCTCAGCACTATATTGAGGCTTTCCGGAGTATCGGGTATGAAGAGTGCATCAGTACTGATATTGAGGAAGGTTTCGAGAAAGTCGCAGTATTTGAAGTGGCCCATGCTGCGCGGCAGCTTCCGGACGGAAGGTGGGCCAGTAAATTGGGGGTATCGGAAGATATTGAGCATAATGACTTGGGGTCAATCGAAGGTGGATGTTATGGTCGGGTAATTTCTGTAATGCGTCGACCGAAACCTTCACGACGTTAA
- a CDS encoding DUF5655 domain-containing protein: MSGLKLFHTTDGGVTEVAPRLADVEADVQGLIERHMQTMLGVRFLASEYSTGAVHGGRIDSLGLDENNAPVIVEYKRGTDAGVINQGLFYMSWLLDHRDAFHRLVRERFGSAVATQVVWTAPRLICVAGDFSRYDVHAVREHRRSIDLVRYRFYGADHLSLQTVASVTGQPVGARVGSRVSRAPRVRAGAGAMEELAAAVDEVLRGLGDDVIAVQRQQYCAFRRLRNFACVCTPQQSKLLVYLKVDPTQVDLVPGFTRDVTGLGHHGTGDLEVQLRTDRDLERAEDLFRLGYAVA, translated from the coding sequence GTGTCGGGCCTGAAGCTGTTCCACACGACAGATGGCGGTGTGACGGAGGTCGCGCCGCGTCTTGCTGATGTCGAGGCGGATGTGCAGGGCCTCATCGAGAGGCACATGCAGACGATGCTGGGCGTGCGGTTCCTGGCGAGCGAGTACAGCACCGGTGCCGTGCACGGGGGACGCATCGACTCGCTCGGCCTGGACGAGAACAACGCTCCCGTGATCGTCGAGTACAAGCGTGGCACCGACGCCGGCGTGATCAACCAGGGCCTCTTTTACATGTCCTGGCTCCTCGACCACAGGGATGCTTTCCACCGGCTGGTGCGCGAGCGGTTCGGATCGGCGGTGGCGACCCAGGTCGTGTGGACCGCGCCGCGGCTGATCTGCGTGGCCGGCGACTTCAGCCGCTACGACGTCCATGCCGTGCGCGAGCACCGGCGCAGCATCGACCTGGTCCGTTACCGCTTCTACGGCGCCGACCATCTCAGCCTGCAGACCGTGGCTTCTGTCACCGGACAGCCTGTGGGCGCCCGGGTAGGAAGCCGCGTGTCGCGAGCCCCGCGCGTGCGTGCGGGGGCGGGCGCGATGGAGGAGCTTGCGGCGGCGGTGGATGAGGTCCTGCGTGGTCTGGGTGACGACGTGATCGCGGTGCAGCGCCAGCAGTACTGCGCCTTCCGGCGCCTGCGCAACTTCGCCTGCGTGTGCACCCCGCAGCAGTCCAAGCTGCTCGTGTACCTCAAGGTGGACCCCACGCAGGTAGACCTGGTGCCGGGGTTCACCCGTGATGTCACGGGACTCGGTCACCACGGAACGGGGGACCTGGAGGTGCAGTTGCGCACGGACCGGGACTTGGAGCGGGCCGAGGATCTGTTCCGTCTTGGCTACGCCGTGGCGTAG
- a CDS encoding flavoprotein, with protein sequence MSTAKRGVLGVVGSAAGGVEALRPELVEPAMDRGWQVAVTLTPTAGEWLRMTGEVERLEKLTGLPVRDAPRLPGEARPHPPVDCYVVAPASANMVAKLALGLMDNQALTQVGEAMGTLDLPVVVFPRVNAAHARHPAWQRHIDALRAGGVHLAYGPEVWPLYEPRAAPAGRKLPWRAVLDAVDEATT encoded by the coding sequence GTGAGTACAGCCAAGCGTGGGGTGCTCGGAGTCGTCGGCTCGGCAGCCGGGGGAGTGGAGGCGCTCCGGCCCGAACTTGTCGAGCCTGCGATGGATCGTGGGTGGCAAGTGGCGGTGACGTTGACACCGACCGCCGGTGAGTGGCTACGGATGACCGGCGAAGTCGAGCGGTTGGAGAAGCTCACCGGCCTGCCCGTCCGTGATGCGCCGCGGCTTCCTGGAGAGGCCCGACCGCACCCGCCCGTCGACTGCTACGTGGTCGCGCCAGCATCGGCCAACATGGTCGCGAAGCTGGCTTTGGGCCTGATGGACAACCAGGCACTGACACAGGTGGGCGAAGCCATGGGCACGCTCGACTTGCCGGTTGTCGTTTTCCCCCGAGTGAACGCGGCCCACGCCCGCCACCCGGCTTGGCAGCGGCACATCGACGCTTTGCGCGCCGGAGGCGTCCACCTCGCATATGGACCGGAGGTGTGGCCGCTGTACGAGCCGAGGGCGGCGCCGGCGGGGCGAAAACTTCCATGGCGTGCGGTGCTCGATGCGGTCGACGAGGCTACGACATGA
- a CDS encoding Shedu anti-phage system protein SduA domain-containing protein — protein sequence MTQVEPLLAPQSTPRITAVTRRDIFDYLCGEGGPWWGRLDEIDFLESLYDLDGLASTDSRFTTARRDIVQHRVNNPLDWPDDWVFEDSRFQLLDGPDEVLLAFLARLVHPEVQPDVDQSSRRVEELNRLLGPDGWAFRAFEFLSGRPIYTAVPTQATGPVVSLPLADDDAGKLDLVLGQTYSLLGRDGEEVARDLLRATVLTLRRDGSFYHPMPGDGWTVDTYEAVLTVDRVLLPAFTEAVTNAIWQRLEPVLTRLQRQDVQSLVVEGDIGHLPAVPPDWRNQTAEADPPIVRGLRIGLLTPEFDVTRQDFSDLEIRGTGFPYFYDTRRGRLITEFLLDDRPQVATLCHVTLINKDGVLSPRIKLWKKDKTKAAKASATEAIPGTEATQIVKALVDTSDVHENLWKVISFLQSCVGLDLPGSSLRLVRDDEAELARLLADQDRTTLLEAVRTAVGGALTEEDIRLISNRKVQLQRFRKLLNDPEFFEQERGQVAGPEAVWQGFFEENPWIFGYGLTFVACGPIDDGKLERITTGANIFAGAGKRSDAVMRSRGFISSLLFCEIKTHLTSLLASAPYRVPDVYQVSKDVVGAVAQVQKTAYKAQQLVSGQLHRHFRDDGAPTGIEVSTVRPRQVLVIGSLSEFTDGGAANPEKITSFEQYRRSIQDVEVITFDELYQRACFIVEDR from the coding sequence ATGACCCAGGTCGAGCCCTTGTTGGCACCGCAAAGCACGCCGCGGATCACGGCGGTGACGCGACGAGACATCTTTGACTACCTGTGCGGCGAGGGCGGTCCCTGGTGGGGACGGCTCGACGAGATCGACTTCCTGGAGAGCCTGTACGACTTGGACGGGCTGGCCTCCACCGACTCCCGGTTCACGACGGCGCGTCGCGACATAGTCCAGCACCGGGTCAACAATCCATTGGACTGGCCGGACGACTGGGTCTTCGAAGACTCACGCTTCCAACTGCTCGATGGCCCCGATGAGGTGCTTCTCGCTTTCCTGGCGCGGCTCGTTCATCCAGAGGTGCAGCCCGACGTCGACCAGTCATCCCGACGTGTCGAGGAGCTGAACCGCCTCCTTGGGCCGGACGGCTGGGCCTTCCGCGCCTTCGAGTTCCTGTCGGGCCGGCCTATTTACACGGCAGTTCCTACGCAGGCCACTGGCCCCGTGGTCTCGTTGCCGCTCGCCGACGACGACGCCGGCAAGCTCGACCTCGTTCTCGGACAGACCTACAGTCTTCTCGGCCGCGACGGCGAGGAGGTGGCTCGCGACCTGCTCCGCGCGACCGTCCTGACGCTGCGTCGTGACGGCAGCTTCTATCACCCCATGCCCGGTGACGGATGGACGGTCGATACGTACGAGGCGGTCCTCACCGTTGATCGCGTGTTGCTGCCCGCGTTCACAGAAGCAGTCACCAACGCGATCTGGCAGAGGCTGGAACCCGTGCTCACCAGGCTTCAGCGCCAGGATGTTCAGTCCCTCGTGGTCGAAGGCGACATAGGGCACCTGCCGGCCGTCCCACCGGACTGGAGGAACCAGACGGCCGAGGCCGATCCGCCCATCGTTCGGGGTCTCCGCATCGGTCTGCTGACCCCGGAGTTCGACGTCACACGGCAGGACTTCTCGGACCTTGAGATCCGTGGCACCGGATTTCCCTACTTCTACGACACTCGCCGAGGTCGTCTGATCACCGAATTCCTCCTCGACGACCGGCCGCAGGTGGCCACACTGTGCCACGTCACCCTCATCAACAAGGACGGCGTCCTTTCGCCCAGGATCAAGCTGTGGAAGAAGGACAAGACCAAAGCTGCGAAGGCGTCGGCCACGGAGGCCATTCCCGGCACCGAAGCCACACAGATTGTCAAGGCGCTTGTCGACACCAGCGATGTTCACGAGAACCTCTGGAAGGTCATCAGCTTCCTTCAGAGCTGCGTCGGGCTGGACCTCCCCGGAAGCAGCCTGCGGCTGGTCCGCGACGACGAAGCCGAGTTGGCTCGGCTCCTGGCCGACCAGGACCGCACAACACTCCTCGAAGCTGTTAGGACCGCTGTCGGCGGGGCCCTCACGGAAGAGGACATCCGGCTGATCAGCAACCGCAAGGTGCAACTCCAACGGTTCAGAAAGTTGTTGAACGACCCGGAGTTTTTCGAGCAGGAGCGCGGCCAGGTGGCCGGGCCGGAAGCGGTCTGGCAGGGCTTCTTCGAGGAGAATCCCTGGATCTTCGGATACGGTCTCACCTTCGTTGCTTGTGGCCCCATCGACGACGGCAAGCTGGAGCGCATCACGACGGGTGCGAACATCTTCGCGGGGGCGGGAAAGCGCAGTGACGCCGTCATGCGCTCCAGGGGCTTCATCAGCAGCCTGCTGTTCTGCGAGATCAAGACCCACCTAACATCCCTGCTGGCCAGCGCGCCGTACCGGGTGCCAGACGTCTATCAGGTCTCCAAGGACGTCGTCGGCGCCGTTGCGCAGGTGCAGAAGACCGCCTATAAGGCCCAACAACTGGTCAGCGGTCAACTGCATAGGCACTTCCGGGACGACGGCGCCCCGACCGGCATCGAAGTCTCCACCGTCCGCCCGCGACAGGTGCTGGTGATCGGAAGCCTCAGCGAGTTTACCGACGGCGGCGCGGCGAACCCGGAGAAGATCACCTCCTTCGAGCAGTACAGGCGGTCTATCCAGGATGTCGAAGTCATCACGTTCGACGAGCTCTACCAGCGGGCCTGCTTCATTGTGGAGGACCGCTGA